The proteins below come from a single Balaenoptera musculus isolate JJ_BM4_2016_0621 chromosome 1, mBalMus1.pri.v3, whole genome shotgun sequence genomic window:
- the ECHDC2 gene encoding enoyl-CoA hydratase domain-containing protein 2, mitochondrial isoform X3, translating to MNRPSARNALGNVFVSELLEALAQLREDRQVRVLIFRSGVKGVFCAGADLKEREQMSEAEVGVFVQRLRGLMNEIAAFPAPTIAAMDGFALGGGLELALACDLRVAAASSAVMGLIETTRGLLPGAGGTQRLPRCLGVALAKELIFTGRRLSGAQAQALGLVNHAVAQNEEGNAAYHRARALAQEILPQAPIAVQLGKVAIDRGTEVDIASGMAIEGICYAQNIPTRDRLEGMAAFREKRPPRFVGE from the exons ATGAACAGACCAAGCGCCCGCAATGCCCTGGGGAACGTCTTCGTTAGTGAG CTGCTGGAAGCTCTGGCCCAGCTGCGGGAGGACCGGCAAGTGCGTGTCCTGATCTTCAGAAGTGGAGTGAAGGGTGTATTCTGTGCAG GTGCAGACCTGAAGGAGCGGGAGCAGATGAGTGAGGCGGAGGTGGGGGTCTTCGTCCAGCGGCTCCGAGGCCTGATGAATGAGATTG CAGCCTTCCCTGCGCCCACCATTGCAGCTATGGATGGGTTTGCCTTAGGTGGAGGCCTGGAACTGGCCCTGGCCTGTGACCTCCGAGTGGCAG cAGCTTCCTCAGCTGTCATGGGGCTGATTGAGACCACCCGAGGACTCCTCCCAGGAGCAG GAGGGACTCAGAGGCTGCCTCGATGCCTGGGGGTGGCCCTGGCGAAGGAGCTCATCTTCACAGGCCGACGACTGAGCGGGGCACAGGCCcaggctctggggctggtgaACCATGCCGTGGCCCAGAATGAGGAGGGCAACGCCGCCTACCACCGGGCACGAGCACTGGCCCAGGAGATCCTGCCCCAG gCTCCCATTGCTGTGCAGCTGGGCAAAGTAGCCATTGACCGAGGAACAGAG GTGGACATTGCATCAGGGATGGCCATTGAAGGGATATGCTATGCCCAG AACATCCCGACCCGGGATCGGCTGGAAGGCATGGCTGCCTTCAGGGAGAAGCGGCCCCCTAGATTTGTTGGCGAGTGA
- the ECHDC2 gene encoding enoyl-CoA hydratase domain-containing protein 2, mitochondrial isoform X2, which yields MLRALTSALRLPSPWRPREARGCAANPAAANREIQVCALAGPDQGITEILMNRPSARNALGNVFVSELLEALAQLREDRQVRVLIFRSGVKGVFCAGADLKEREQMSEAEVGVFVQRLRGLMNEIAAFPAPTIAAMDGFALGGGLELALACDLRVAASSAVMGLIETTRGLLPGAGGTQRLPRCLGVALAKELIFTGRRLSGAQAQALGLVNHAVAQNEEGNAAYHRARALAQEILPQAPIAVQLGKVAIDRGTEVDIASGMAIEGICYAQNIPTRDRLEGMAAFREKRPPRFVGE from the exons ATGCTGCGTGCCCTGACCAGCGCCCTGCGCCTTCCGAGCCCCTGGAGGCCCCGTGAGGCCCGTGGCTGCGCCGCCAATCCCGCGGCCGCAAACCGCGAGATCCAAGTGTGCGCTCTGGCGGGTCCAGACCAAG GAATCACTGAGATTTTGATGAACAGACCAAGCGCCCGCAATGCCCTGGGGAACGTCTTCGTTAGTGAG CTGCTGGAAGCTCTGGCCCAGCTGCGGGAGGACCGGCAAGTGCGTGTCCTGATCTTCAGAAGTGGAGTGAAGGGTGTATTCTGTGCAG GTGCAGACCTGAAGGAGCGGGAGCAGATGAGTGAGGCGGAGGTGGGGGTCTTCGTCCAGCGGCTCCGAGGCCTGATGAATGAGATTG CAGCCTTCCCTGCGCCCACCATTGCAGCTATGGATGGGTTTGCCTTAGGTGGAGGCCTGGAACTGGCCCTGGCCTGTGACCTCCGAGTGGCAG CTTCCTCAGCTGTCATGGGGCTGATTGAGACCACCCGAGGACTCCTCCCAGGAGCAG GAGGGACTCAGAGGCTGCCTCGATGCCTGGGGGTGGCCCTGGCGAAGGAGCTCATCTTCACAGGCCGACGACTGAGCGGGGCACAGGCCcaggctctggggctggtgaACCATGCCGTGGCCCAGAATGAGGAGGGCAACGCCGCCTACCACCGGGCACGAGCACTGGCCCAGGAGATCCTGCCCCAG gCTCCCATTGCTGTGCAGCTGGGCAAAGTAGCCATTGACCGAGGAACAGAG GTGGACATTGCATCAGGGATGGCCATTGAAGGGATATGCTATGCCCAG AACATCCCGACCCGGGATCGGCTGGAAGGCATGGCTGCCTTCAGGGAGAAGCGGCCCCCTAGATTTGTTGGCGAGTGA
- the ECHDC2 gene encoding enoyl-CoA hydratase domain-containing protein 2, mitochondrial isoform X1 — MLRALTSALRLPSPWRPREARGCAANPAAANREIQVCALAGPDQGITEILMNRPSARNALGNVFVSELLEALAQLREDRQVRVLIFRSGVKGVFCAGADLKEREQMSEAEVGVFVQRLRGLMNEIAAFPAPTIAAMDGFALGGGLELALACDLRVAAASSAVMGLIETTRGLLPGAGGTQRLPRCLGVALAKELIFTGRRLSGAQAQALGLVNHAVAQNEEGNAAYHRARALAQEILPQAPIAVQLGKVAIDRGTEVDIASGMAIEGICYAQNIPTRDRLEGMAAFREKRPPRFVGE, encoded by the exons ATGCTGCGTGCCCTGACCAGCGCCCTGCGCCTTCCGAGCCCCTGGAGGCCCCGTGAGGCCCGTGGCTGCGCCGCCAATCCCGCGGCCGCAAACCGCGAGATCCAAGTGTGCGCTCTGGCGGGTCCAGACCAAG GAATCACTGAGATTTTGATGAACAGACCAAGCGCCCGCAATGCCCTGGGGAACGTCTTCGTTAGTGAG CTGCTGGAAGCTCTGGCCCAGCTGCGGGAGGACCGGCAAGTGCGTGTCCTGATCTTCAGAAGTGGAGTGAAGGGTGTATTCTGTGCAG GTGCAGACCTGAAGGAGCGGGAGCAGATGAGTGAGGCGGAGGTGGGGGTCTTCGTCCAGCGGCTCCGAGGCCTGATGAATGAGATTG CAGCCTTCCCTGCGCCCACCATTGCAGCTATGGATGGGTTTGCCTTAGGTGGAGGCCTGGAACTGGCCCTGGCCTGTGACCTCCGAGTGGCAG cAGCTTCCTCAGCTGTCATGGGGCTGATTGAGACCACCCGAGGACTCCTCCCAGGAGCAG GAGGGACTCAGAGGCTGCCTCGATGCCTGGGGGTGGCCCTGGCGAAGGAGCTCATCTTCACAGGCCGACGACTGAGCGGGGCACAGGCCcaggctctggggctggtgaACCATGCCGTGGCCCAGAATGAGGAGGGCAACGCCGCCTACCACCGGGCACGAGCACTGGCCCAGGAGATCCTGCCCCAG gCTCCCATTGCTGTGCAGCTGGGCAAAGTAGCCATTGACCGAGGAACAGAG GTGGACATTGCATCAGGGATGGCCATTGAAGGGATATGCTATGCCCAG AACATCCCGACCCGGGATCGGCTGGAAGGCATGGCTGCCTTCAGGGAGAAGCGGCCCCCTAGATTTGTTGGCGAGTGA